Proteins from a genomic interval of Maylandia zebra isolate NMK-2024a linkage group LG15, Mzebra_GT3a, whole genome shotgun sequence:
- the ndufaf7 gene encoding protein arginine methyltransferase NDUFAF7, mitochondrial isoform X2, with amino-acid sequence MLGPEGDFITSPEISQIFGELIGVWIISEWMGAGQPKQLQLVELGPGKGSLASDVIRVFSQLQSVLGGASVSLHLVEVSPALSLLQAQNLTGNRSQEADAEDDLVYRRGETEAGLPVSWYRRLDDVPTGFSIFVAHEFFDALPIHKFQRTEKGWREVLVDIDPEKPDTLRFVVAPAPTLASTSLVQADEKRDHVEVSAEGGVIVQQLARRIIEDGGAALIIDYGHNGTKTDTFRGFKGHQLHDVLASPGSADLTADVDFNYLRRMAGGGVACLGPVTQNTFLKNMGIDTRMQILLRNCSDPSTRKQLISSYNMLTNPAKMGERFHFFSLLHPSRLAKPQKPQGLKLEKKKSPAPLPVAGFTELKFA; translated from the exons CTGATCGGAGTGTGGATCATCAGTGAGTGGATGGGAGCTGGTCAACCCAAACAGCTGCAGCTGGTTGAGCTCGGACCTGGAAAAGGATCGCTGGCGAGTGACGTCATCAGA gTGTTCAGTCAGTTGCAGTCGGTGCTGGGCGGGGCCTCTGTGTCGCTGCACCTGGTCGAGGTGAGTCCGGCTCTGAGTCTGCTTCAGGCTCAGAATCTGACGGGAAACCGCAGCCAGGAGGCAGACGCAGAAGATGATCTGGTTTACCGTCGCGGAGAAACTGAAGCAGGGCTACCGGTGTCGTGGTACCGCCGGTTAGACGATGTCCCGACAG gATTTAGTATCTTTGTCGCTCATGAGTTCTTTGACGCCCTGCCAATTCACAAATTCCAG AGGACGGAGAAAGGCTGGAGGGAGGTGTTGGTGGACATCGACCCAGAGAAGCCGGACACGCTGAGGTTTGTCGTGGCGCCGGCTCCGACCCTGGCCTCGACGTCGCTCGTGCAG gcagATGAAAAGCGGGATCATGTGGAAGTGTCTGCAGAGGGCGGGGTCATTGTGCAGCAGCTGGCCCGGCGCATCATAGAGGACGGCGGTGCGGCGCTGATCATCGACTATGGCCACAATGGAACCAAGACGGACACGTTCAGA GGTTTTAAAGGTCACCAGCTTCATGACGTCCTCGCCTCCCCTGGCTCTGCCGACCTCACCGCAGACGTGGATTTCAACTATCTGCGGAGGATGGCGGGAGGAGGCGTGGCCTGTCTGGGCCCCGTCACTCAGAATACGTTCCTGAAGAACATGGGTATTGACACCAGGATGCAG ATTCTGCTGAGGAACTGCAGCGACCCGTCCACCAGGAAGCAGCTTATCAGCAGCTACAACATGCTGACCAACCCCGCCAAGATGGGCGAGCGCTTCCATTTCTTCAGCCTGCTGCACCCCAGTCGCCTTGCCAAGCCCCAGAAACCACAGGGGCTGAAGcttgagaagaagaagagcccGGCACCGCTGCCTGTGGCCGGATTCACCGAGCTCAAGTTCGCCTGA